In Lolium rigidum isolate FL_2022 chromosome 3, APGP_CSIRO_Lrig_0.1, whole genome shotgun sequence, the genomic window tggagcttcttaactccggcattgagggttcgtgtaatcctacacagttagtggtgttcatcatccaacaagagggtgtagagtctagcatctatctatttattctgttatgtgatcaatgttgagagtgtccactagtgaaagtatgatccttaggccttgttcctaaatactgctatcgctgcttgtttatcgttttactgcatttatactgcctgcaatattaccaccatcaaccacacaccagtcctggacagcaaatcacttttacggtgccgttgctactcgctcgcatttattcataccacctgtattttactatctcttcgccgaactagtgcacctattaggtgtgttggggacacaagagacttcttgctttgtggttgcagggttgcatgagagggatatctttgacctctttctccctgagttcaataaaccttgggtgatccacttaagggaaacttgctgttgttctacaaacctctgctcttggaggcccaacactgtctacaagaatagaagcacccgtagacatcagaatcTGCCAAGCATCCCGGTTACAAAAGCCAAGTCAGAGCGTGTACAAACTTGTGCATACATGATGCTTCCGAAAACTGAAGCATAAGGAATCGACTTCATCTGATCGGTTTCAATTGGTTCCTCAGATATTTAAATGTTCCAAACTTATCGCCCTTGACTATTGGAGCAGGTGAGCCAGAGCACTTATGCATATTGAATTTCTTTAGTTCTCGCTCaaagtatgccttttgtgatagtcCCAACACACCTTTTAGACATATCTCGATAAATCTCAATACCGAGGACATATGAAGCTTCACCGAGATCTTTCAAATCAAAATTGGAAGACAGAAAATTCTTGGTCTTGTGCAGCATATCCTTATCACTGCAggccaataatatgtcatccacatacaggaCTAATATTGTGAACCTACTACCCTTAAACTTAACATAAATGCAGTTGTCCACAATATTTTTAGTAAAACCAAAGGTTCTAATAATCTTATCGAACTTGAGGTACCACTGTCTTGAAGCTTGCTTCAAGCCATAGATGAATTTCTTCAGATGGCATGCTAAATGTTCCTTTTAttccacaacaaaaccttccggcTGTGTCATGTATACATTTTCATTAAGGTCACCATTTAGAAAtgtcgtcttaacgtccatttgatgcaatTCTAGGTCGAAATGACATACCAGAGCCATGACGATCCAAAAAGAATCTTTAGATGACACCGGAGAGAAAGTCTCATTGTAATCGATTCCTTCTCTCTGTGTGaaaccttttgccacaagtctaACTTTGAACCTTTCGATGTTCCCTTTGGGGTCGTACTTAGTTTTGTAGATTCATTTGCAGCCTACTCTTTTGGCACCATTAGGAACTTCTACTAAGTCCCAAACATCATTTGAGCCCATAGATTTCAACTCGTCTTCCATGGCAACTTGCCACTTGGACGAATTTAAACTCTTAATGGCCTCCTTGTATGAGGTTGgatcctccacctttcctataTCATTTACATCCACACTCATGtaggtgatataatcatctgaGATGGATTTTATTCTTTCTCGATGTGATCTTCTCACGGGAGATGGCGTTGGAGGGGCATCATTATTATGAGAATCTTCTTCATTATCTGACTGGTGATTTTCTTCACCTTCTGGATTTCAGTTATCATTAGTTTTAGGATCATCACTAGGTTGAGGATCTGAACTGTGAGGTTCGGTCTCAACATGAGAAGTGATTCTCCTCTGCATTGGTAGAACGACCACTTGGATAATCGGGGATGGAGCACACACCCGCTTTTTCTCAAGATCGATCTTCCTTATTTCAGTAACTTCATTATCCTCAAAAAATACCGCTTGCCGGGTCTCCGCGTACTTAGTGGTATGACTGGGGCAATAGAAATGGTATCCCTTTCCCATGTGCGGGTATCCGACATAGAAACAACTAACCGTTTTTGGATCTAACTTCTTAAGTTGTGGATTGAAAATTCTAGCTTCAGCAGGACAACCCCACACACGTAAATAGCTCAAGCTCGGTTTCTTTCACATCCACATCTCGTGAGGTGTGTTCGGTGCTGACTTAGTGGGAACTAGATTTAAAATATGTGCAGTCGTCTTCAATGCCTTTATCGATAGGTTTAACGGCAAACTTGCATGACTGAGCATGCGACGCACCATATCCAAAAGTGTGCGATTGCGGCGCTCAGCCACATTTTGTTGAGGTTCACCAGGCATTGAATAATGGGCAAGAATTCCATTCTCAGCTAGGAACTTAGCAAAAGGTCCTGGAATTTTCCCATAAGGAGCATGCCTACCTAATACTCTcccccgcgatcagatcgtacaaCTTCAATTTTTGCATttagttggttctcaacttcggcTTTGAACACTTTAAATTTGTCCAAAGCTTCCGATCGATCACGTATAGGGTAAATGTACCCATAACGGGAAAAGTCGTCTGTGAAGGTGATGAACGAATCAAAACCATCTATAGACTTAACATTAAGAGGTCCGCATATGTCAGTATGTATGAGTTTGAGGACACTCGTGGCTCTTACCGCTCCTTTCTTAATTGTTTTTGCATATTTACCTTTGATGCAATCAACACATTTGTATGCATCAGAGAAGTCTAATGGGAGGAGTACTTCAGTTTTAATAAGTCTTTCCATTCTCCCCCTCAAAATGTGGCCTAAACGACAATGCCACAATTTCGAAGAAGTACTAGTACCCTTCCATTTCTTCTCAACATTTGAAACATTACTCACATGCAAAACATAATCATTCATAGATAACATATATAGTTTGCCTCGTCTGACACCGAGGCCAACATCATTATTAAAATAGTTTAAAACAAATTGTTTGTTACCAAACTTGCACTCATACATGTTATCATCGAGACAAGAGACTGAAATTAAATTCCTACTTAAAGTAGGTACATAAAGAACATTATTTAAATGAAGGTGAAATCCGGTGTGGAGCTCCAAGGTGAGTGACCCAATAGCTTCGACATCAACTTCAACTCCATTTGCAACTCTAAGTCGTCTTGCCCCGCTTGTTATGGTTTGGATCATATTTAATCCCTGCATAGAATTAGCAACGTGAGTAGTTGCACCTGAATCAATCCACCATGATGTACAAGAGAAATCAATATATAACATTTCATCAACAAAAGTGATTTCATTTGTACCTTTCTTCATCATCCACTTGAGGTATTCATGACAGTCCTTCCTGTAATGGCCTTCCTTCTTACAGTGGAAACGCACATTATCAGTAGGCGCCAAAGACTGTCCATTATCATTTTCCTTTGCTTTAAACTTTggcatttccttcttgaaggtcttCTTTGGTGACTTTGAAGGGCCTGACCCGTCATGCTTTCTCTTTGAGTAGCCAACATGAAAAGCCTGATCCTTGTTCTGCCTCatcattctttcttcttcctggacaatccgaggggatatctcagcaagtgtccacttctccttcatgaaattgtagttgatcttgaactgatcgaactcttcagggaGGGACTCCAAGATCATCATGATAAGGAGGTTGTCACTGAGCTCATACTTTAGGTGCTTCAGCTTATTTGAAGCATTTATCATTCTCAGTATGTGTCCCCTAACATCACCATTATTTTTATACTTGCCAAGTAGCTTGTGAAAAAGCTCATGAGCATAAACCTTTTCAGAGCCTTTGAATTTCTCCTCCAAGACTTCCATAAATTTCTTGGCAGTATCTTTCTTGGGGAGAGCCCCAATAATCTCAGGTGAAATGGAAGAATTCATCACGAGCATTGGAACGTCATTGGATTTGTCCCACCTCTCCTTCTTGGAGTCATAAGTTTTCTTTAGTTCATCATACCCCGTAGCACCAGCAACTGGCGCCATGGGCTTATCCTCCCTTAAGGCATAATCAAACTCGTTGAAAGCCAAACAAAGCTCAATGGAATTCTTCCAACGAGGAAAGTTACTATCGGTCAGCAGCTCGACAGCATCATAATATATCGCAGCGGAAGGGGGCATTGAAGATCCCATCGTTGCCTGCATGAGGCAGGCTTGGTgtggcggtgttgatgacgaactgGTGGTCGATGACGATCTGGAAATCCTCCTGATCCCCTCCGGCCGCCACCTACACTGCCCTGGAACAGCACGGCGAGGTTCTAGCCTTCCCGTTGCTTGTGCGCGGACTGCGATCGGTGCAGAACCTTTTGGGATGTTGGGGAACAGCGATGCTAGGTGTCAACTCGTGAGATCCAGCCGCCAGGGGCTCCTCCATATTTATATGCGCATGCAACGGGGGACCAGAACCACTAGTTGGTTAAGGTGCCCCCGATCAGGGTGTTTAGAGATAAGTCACGTACAGAAAGGGTTGTCCTGGACGTTGATCCTGTGAGCCCCCTTATTCTCTTAACGTTAAGTGTTTCTGAATATCTCTCTTTTATCTGTTAACTGAACCTGACAGATCAATCCAACAATGCACTGTCATATAGCGTGTGTATTTGCTGCTTACACCACAACATTCACGGAGTAACTTGGATGGAACATGCGTGAAAAACATTCTGATGAAAGCTCTTAATTCTCGTGAAGGTATTATCTCAGTTCTACTTCCATCTATCTTCTATATCCCACAGCATCTCAACGCAAACTTCATTCACAGACGCGACCCGATGAGAGGCGCATGACCCGGCATTCCATCGCACGACGAGCGGACCCACCCGATCTGTTGTCTCTCATTATCATATATCACTATATGATTTTGCATTGCAATACCTGAAGAACAGAAAACCAATGAGGGAATCATTAAAAAGAAGCATGGCCTCATGGTTTTCTTAGGGAAAATCTTTATCGATCTGAACTTCAGACCTCCAATAAGGTTCAGTTCCTGCAGACCTTTCTGTGATCCATTGAGGATGCCCAAGCACACATTCCCACTTTCCTACAATTTAAAAAATGTGGATATATTAGCAACATGATCTTCCGTCGATCCACTCTAATAGTCAGTGTGGAGTCACCCCTCCAAGGTTTACCGAGACAATAATATAGTTTTCTGGAGGGATCTCCAGGGTGACCTGGTTGTCACCATGGCCAAAGGTCAGATCAAGTGGCTGGAATTTATTCTTGACGTCGTCAACGGATCGAATTGGTTCTATGTCTTTCCAGCATACAGGCAGCGCAGTATCATACACTCTTTTAAGTGACGAACTCTGGAGAGTGATTCCAACCTGCATGATCCAAATGACATGTCTAGTTTGCTAGTTTCTCTATTCATTCTGGTGCTGTAACCACTCTATTCAAATGTAGGGGCACTGGCATATGTGCGCTAGCTGTGATGTGAAACATACCGCGTTAATAAGGCGAGCGTATGTGGTCATATGCACGTAGGTGTATGTGGTACCGCTGTCAAAGATTGTCCTCATTGGTTTCATGCTCACCGGGTATTCCTGTTGCACATTGAGGTTCAGTGTTGCTTCGCCAGGTGTGTAGTAAGTCCTGAAAGGGAAATAAAGGAAATGTATTGCCATGAAATGTGTGAAGCCAGATACCCCTTTATACGTACTTGAGTTGTATGTTGAGTTACCCGATTCTCTGAGCCATGGCAAGCCAGGTTATACCGGAAGTGGGCACCATGTTGCTGTCGCCCCCAAAGTAGAGGAAGCCACCGCCATAGATGCTGATGCAATGGCCCACGACATTCTCGGTGATAATCCCTTGCTGCTTTAGCTGCGAGGTGAAGTCACCCGTTCCCCCGGAGATGCCGAGGACACCGTCCAACGGGATCGCCTGATCTTGGCCACCTTTTTGGTTGTAACCACAGCTGCACCCAAGAACCGAATCATGCAACACAATGTTAATATACACTTGAACGCAGGAACGCAATCGCGTGACATGGGCTCGATCGCCTACCCGAACGCGAGGTTGGGTCGGTTCTCAATGCTTGTTGGGAGGGAGAACTTGTCTGCGAGGAGCACGCCTGTGGATGACTCCTCCACGTATCTTACCTTGTAGTCGCATCGGTCTGGGTTCTTACTGCAGTCGTGCACGGCGCGCAGGTCCTTGTGCAACGCGACGCAGCGGTCGTCTTCACAGGACACCATGTTGCTCGGTCCTGGCTTGTACATGTCGTTTGGCCCCTGTAACAAGTCGATTTCATGTGAGGACCTAATACGTTGGGATATATACAAAGAGCTACGTTCAGCAGGTGATAAGTCTTTTTTTTGCGCGCGAAAAGGTGATAAGTCATGTTAACTGGGTGAGATTCTAAGATTTGAAATGTAATGACTTAGCTAGAGTACATGTTTGGGGCTCTGGCAGGGGAAGTCACACTCCAGCCATGTGACGGGGCTGCCAGTGTCGACGTCCAGGAAGTAGGGCTTCGCGGGTTCCCCAACGTTCATGACAACGTAGAAGTAGCTACACGTACATACATACACAGCCACAGGCAGCAAAAGCGTGTCAGATGCGGCATTAGTGGAAGTTGATGCACAGAACTTGCATGCACAACAAAAAATGCAATTCTCGGAAGAAAATGGGAA contains:
- the LOC124696671 gene encoding aspartic proteinase Asp1-like, translating into MWALVIAHLLVLLPLLQASVEFELHGNVYPDGYFYVVMNVGEPAKPYFLDVDTGSPVTWLECDFPCQSPKHGPNDMYKPGPSNMVSCEDDRCVALHKDLRAVHDCSKNPDRCDYKVRYVEESSTGVLLADKFSLPTSIENRPNLAFGCGYNQKGGQDQAIPLDGVLGISGGTGDFTSQLKQQGIITENVVGHCISIYGGGFLYFGGDSNMVPTSGITWLAMAQRIGTYYTPGEATLNLNVQQEYPVSMKPMRTIFDSGTTYTYVHMTTYARLINAVGITLQSSSLKRVYDTALPVCWKDIEPIRSVDDVKNKFQPLDLTFGHGDNQVTLEIPPENYIIVSESGNVCLGILNGSQKGLQELNLIGGIAMQNHIVIYDNERQQIGWVRSSCDGMPGHAPLIGSRL